From one Lolium rigidum isolate FL_2022 chromosome 4, APGP_CSIRO_Lrig_0.1, whole genome shotgun sequence genomic stretch:
- the LOC124650154 gene encoding uncharacterized protein LOC124650154, with product MDLPTPSPSPSPSPSDSPPPVNWDSLDALVLDFVRSDRLIAPSASPSPPSSPSSSTTTATSSSSPSTSTSSSYCSRILIRLARRALEAGDVDAALALLRAHAPAALLDHRLLFHLHKQRFVELVRRGTEADREAALDCLRTALAPCALDAYPEAYEEFKHILLVLIYDKDDQSSPVTNEWSIKRRFELAGLLSSILRAQLQAYDPILSMTLRYLISIHKVFCSRQGISSPISDLTERLLFEDRDLPAVPQECSVEAPPFDEVDVQALAHAVELTRQGAVDSLKFAKGDLYQAFQNELCRMKMDLSLLDKLVHEYCVYRGIVEGCSHALPGTSDLKCSQNTDVSSINKQRTDSETHLECEMADNQDGGCSTSDITYHDSWSKRIRKDRSSTSGQGRRKRWRGRSDDLNYACETPADGDREILSPSFDMDEDVLIQKQDLVADSGFSDTRDMQDQKYEVILEMRDLTRKGMASKVVDEINDIDPGFFTQNPVLLFQLKQVEFLKLVAGGDHVAALKVASSHLGPIAASNQALLKPLKETLVTLIQPSENVLTKAVSLPVLASSLQLAISRRLGIEEPQLMKIIRTTLHTHTEWFKLQMCKDHFDHFLKIDSLKEIDPSVSHSMSKAPTDECGNGSSQITTCSSGKVPDEGSSPQVLSEVACDESAIIKVMEFLALPRADAIQLLMQYSGDAETVIQQIFS from the exons atggacctGCCAACCCCGTCGCCGTCTCCGTCTCCGTCTCCGTCGGATTCGCCGCCGCCGGTCAACTGGGATTCTCTCGACGCTCTCGTTCTCGACTTTGTCAGATCCGACCGCCTCATCGCCCCATCCGCTTCCCCATCGCCGCCCTCATCCccatcctcctccaccaccacagcCACCTCCTCCTCATCCCCATCCACATCGACCTCCTCTTCTTACTGCTCGCGCATCCTCATCCGCCTGGCCCGTCGCGCGCTCGAGGCTGGTGACGTCGACGCCGCCCTCGCGCTCCTCCGAGCTCACGCCCCTGCCGCGCTTCTCGATCACCgcctcctcttccacctccacAAGCAG AGATTCGTTGAGCTGGTCAGGAGGGGTACGGAGGCAGACAGGGAAGCGGCGCTGGATTGCCTCCGCACAGCTCTCGCGCCTTGTGCCCTCGACGCCTACCCG GAAGCTTACGAGGAATTCAAGCATATACTGCTGGTTTTGATATATGACAAAGATGATCAATCTTCCCCGGTCACCAACGAG TGGTCTATAAAGAGGAGATTTGAACTTGCTGGATTGCTGTCATCCATATTAAGAGCTCAGCTACAGGCTTATGATCCTATTCTGTCAATGACCTTACGGTACTTAATAAG CATTCACAAAGTATTTTGCTCGCGGCAAGGAATTTCATCACCTATATCTGATCTGACTGAGCGTCTACTCTTTGAGGACCGTGATCTACCTGCAGTTCCTCAGGAATGTTCAGTAGAAGCACCGCCATTTGACGAG GTTGATGTTCAAGCCCTAGCACATGCAGTTGAGTTGACAAGGCAAGGCGCTGTTGACAGCTTAAAGTTTGCAAAAGGAGATCTATATCAAGCATTTCAG AATGAACTATGCCGAATGAAGATGGACCTGTCGCTTCTGGATAAACTTGTACATGAGTACTGTGTATACAGGGGAATAGTTGAAGGCTGTTCTCATGCCCTTCCTG GAACTTCTGACTTGAAATGTAGTCAAAACACTGATGTTAGTTCCATAAATAAACAAAGAACCGATAGTGAAACACATCTTGAATGTGAGATGGCTGACAATCAGGATGGCGGCTGTAGCACCAGTGATATTACCTATCATGATTCCTGGTCCAAGAGAATACGAAAGGATAGAAGTAGTACATCAGGGCAGGGAAGACGAAAGAGATGGAGAGGTCGATCCGATGATCTGAATTATGCCTGTGAGACGCCAGCAGATGGAGATCGTGAAATCTTGTCTCCTTCCTTTGACATGGACGAAGATGTTCTGATACAGAAACAG GACCTGGTGGCAGATTCTGGTTTTTCTGATACTAGGGATATGCAAGATCAGAAGTATGAGGTTATTTTGGAGATGAGGGACCTCACAAGAAAAGGAATGGCTTCTAAAGTTGTGGATGAAATAAACGACATAGATCCTGGTTTTTTCACCCAAAATCCCGTTCTTCTGTTTCAGCTAAAACAG GTTGAGTTTCTTAAGCTAGTAGCTGGTGGTGATCATGTAGCTGCTCTCAAGGTTGCATCCTCTCATCTGGGACCTATTGCTGCCAGTAACCAAGCTTTACTGAAGCCTTTGAAGGAAACTTTGGTAACACTCATACAACCCAGTGAAAATGTACTCACAAAGGCAGTATCCTTGCCTGTTCTTGCAAGTTCTCTACAG CTTGCTATAAGCAGGAGGCTTGGTATTGAGGAACCTCAGTTGATGAAGATAATCAGGACAACACTTCATACACACACTGAATGGTTTAAACTTCAGATGTGCAAAGACCATTTTGATCATTTTTTGAAAATTGATTCTCTAAAAGAGATTGATCCATCTGTGAGTCACAGTATGTCCAAAGCTCCAACAGATGAATGTGGAAATGGTTCTTCTCAAATCACAACATGCTCAAGTGGCAAGGTTCCAGATGAAGGTAGTAGCCCTCAAGTGCTGTCAGAAGTTGCCTGTGATGAAAGTGCTATAATCAAAGTTATG GAATTCCTTGCTTTGCCAAGGGCGGATGCCATCCAACTGCTCATGCAGTACAGTGGAGATGCAGAGACAGTCATCCAGCAAATCTTTTCGTAG